In Bacteroidales bacterium, one DNA window encodes the following:
- a CDS encoding cob(I)yrinic acid a,c-diamide adenosyltransferase, with amino-acid sequence MKIYTKTGDKGKTSLIGGLRVSKCHHRIDALGSVDELNSWLGLICSQKIDKISKNNLFVIQKNLFAIQSALAVGYDKSKKIKKPNINFLKENDLNFLEKEIDKIEKKLPALKEFVIPGGNQISSHCHIARTVCRRAERITINLSEKEKVDEFILKYLNRLSDYLFVLARKEFKV; translated from the coding sequence ATGAAAATATACACAAAAACCGGAGACAAAGGAAAAACCTCATTAATTGGGGGATTGCGTGTTTCCAAATGTCATCATAGAATTGATGCTTTAGGAAGTGTTGACGAACTCAATTCGTGGCTCGGTTTAATTTGCTCTCAGAAAATTGATAAAATTTCAAAAAATAATTTATTTGTAATTCAAAAAAATCTTTTCGCTATCCAGTCAGCACTTGCTGTCGGTTATGATAAATCAAAAAAAATAAAAAAACCAAATATTAATTTTTTAAAAGAAAATGACTTGAATTTTCTTGAAAAAGAAATTGATAAAATAGAAAAAAAATTACCTGCACTCAAAGAATTTGTAATTCCCGGAGGGAACCAAATATCTTCACATTGTCATATTGCACGCACAGTATGCCGCAGAGCAGAGCGTATTACCATTAATCTTTCCGAAAAAGAAAAAGTTGATGAATTTATATTAAAATATCTAAATCGCCTTTCCGATTATCTTTTTGTTCTTGCCAGAAAAGAGTTTAAAGTTTAA
- a CDS encoding ABC transporter ATP-binding protein, whose protein sequence is MAEELIVLKNLVKNYKVGTEIIRALRLINLAIYKNEYVALMGPSGSGKSTLMNILGCLDTPTSGEYFLNEINVSKMSDNELAEVRNKQVGFVFQTFNLLPRSSALENVMLPLVYAGLNKNKRIERASIVMNNVGLTDRIKHKPNELSGGQRQRVAIARALVNSPAIMLADEPTGNLDSKTSVEIMGLFEEIHKSGNTIIVVTHEPDIAKYAHRIIKLNDGMIISDEKNNDIRTFENEKLKLAVESND, encoded by the coding sequence ATGGCAGAAGAATTGATAGTTTTAAAAAATCTTGTAAAAAATTACAAAGTCGGAACTGAAATCATCAGGGCGTTGCGTTTGATAAATCTCGCTATTTATAAAAATGAATACGTTGCATTAATGGGTCCGTCTGGTTCAGGAAAATCAACACTTATGAATATTCTCGGATGCCTTGATACACCTACTTCAGGTGAATATTTTTTAAACGAAATTAATGTGAGCAAAATGAGCGACAACGAACTTGCTGAAGTAAGAAACAAGCAAGTGGGCTTTGTTTTCCAAACGTTTAATCTATTGCCCCGTTCTTCTGCTCTTGAAAATGTTATGCTGCCACTTGTTTATGCAGGGCTTAATAAAAATAAAAGAATTGAAAGAGCAAGTATAGTCATGAATAACGTGGGGCTTACCGACAGGATTAAACATAAACCGAATGAGCTTTCAGGCGGACAGCGACAAAGGGTTGCAATTGCAAGGGCTCTGGTAAATTCACCTGCTATAATGCTTGCCGATGAACCAACAGGTAATCTCGATTCAAAAACTTCAGTGGAAATAATGGGACTTTTTGAAGAAATTCATAAAAGCGGAAACACAATCATTGTTGTTACTCATGAGCCAGATATTGCTAAATATGCCCACCGCATAATCAAACTAAACGACGGCATGATTATCAGTGATGAAAAAAATAACGATATAAGAACTTTTGAAAATGAAAAACTGAAGTTAGCAGTTGAAAGCAACGACTAA
- a CDS encoding class I SAM-dependent methyltransferase produces MTTFCFALKYFRYLLTSSGGHSIHSPFVYDLFANVINKKTDSSIFKSIKNIRNSMLASNEIIDCIDYGASGSEGNNTKRKISDIAKKSAKSQKYCALLFRLVDSFKPKTILELGTSLGISTLYQALPNYHPKVITIEGCENTAAIARNNFKISGQKIDVITGEFTRVLPQILKYIKNTDYVFFDGNHRYEPTISYFEQCLEKANDNSLFVFDDIHWSDEMENAWKYIKNHEKVSISIDLFFMGLIFFRKGITKQNFIIRF; encoded by the coding sequence ATGACTACTTTTTGTTTTGCATTAAAATATTTTCGTTATCTCTTAACTTCTTCTGGAGGTCATTCCATTCATTCTCCTTTTGTGTATGATTTATTTGCAAACGTAATTAATAAAAAAACAGATTCTTCGATTTTTAAAAGTATTAAAAACATAAGAAATTCAATGCTTGCCTCAAATGAAATTATTGACTGCATTGATTATGGGGCAAGCGGCTCGGAAGGAAATAACACAAAAAGAAAAATTTCCGACATTGCAAAAAAATCCGCAAAGTCCCAAAAATACTGTGCTTTATTATTTCGACTTGTAGATTCTTTCAAGCCAAAAACAATTTTGGAATTGGGAACATCACTTGGCATCAGCACCCTTTATCAGGCACTACCAAACTATCATCCAAAAGTAATTACAATTGAAGGTTGTGAAAATACTGCTGCAATAGCAAGAAATAATTTCAAGATTTCAGGTCAGAAAATTGATGTAATCACCGGTGAATTTACTCGTGTTTTACCTCAAATATTGAAATATATTAAAAACACAGATTATGTTTTTTTTGATGGCAATCATCGCTACGAACCGACAATAAGCTATTTTGAGCAATGTCTGGAAAAAGCAAACGATAATTCGCTATTTGTTTTTGATGATATTCACTGGTCTGATGAAATGGAAAATGCATGGAAATATATCAAAAATCACGAGAAGGTTAGCATATCAATTGATTTGTTTTTCATGGGTTTGATTTTTTTCAGAAAAGGAATAACAAAACAAAATTTTATTATCAGATTTTAA
- a CDS encoding peptidylprolyl isomerase — translation MIKNIKNKSILKEIILILGCIIFVNNTASSQGKVIDQVIATVGNSIILQSDLENQYMQAMGQGMTSGNDIDMKCSVFEDMLFQKLLLNQAQLDSLKVTDSQVESELDRRLRYFVNQIGSQEKLEEYYKKSIIEIKEDFRETVREQILSEQMQRKITDDIKVTPSEVRAYFKKIPADSLPLVNSEVEILQIVKNPEINIEEKKEAQEKIEQIRKRIINGEDFVTLAALYSEDVESAKKGGDIGFKVRSDLPAEICSVAFNLKEKEVSTVIESPAGYHILQLLERRGESIDLRQILVVPKISAIDITKANNFLDSISTLIKNKKYIFSDAAAKFSNDDSRNNGGLIVNPATSSSRFQMNEIDPSLFFVVDKMTVGEISKPVIMKDKNGKQALRVVMLKSRTAPHKANLTEDYQQIQNAALTEKQNRAIKEWINKAKQHSYIKINSIYKGCNFKYNWL, via the coding sequence ATGATAAAAAACATAAAAAATAAAAGCATTTTAAAAGAAATAATTTTAATCCTGGGTTGTATTATTTTCGTAAACAATACTGCCTCTTCGCAGGGTAAAGTTATTGACCAAGTTATTGCAACAGTCGGCAACAGCATAATACTTCAATCCGATTTGGAAAATCAATATATGCAGGCAATGGGTCAGGGAATGACATCCGGTAACGATATAGATATGAAATGTTCGGTTTTTGAAGATATGCTGTTCCAGAAATTATTGCTGAATCAGGCACAGCTCGATAGTTTGAAAGTTACCGATTCGCAGGTGGAATCGGAACTTGACAGGCGATTGCGGTATTTCGTAAATCAAATCGGCTCACAGGAAAAGCTTGAGGAGTATTATAAAAAATCAATTATTGAAATAAAAGAGGACTTCAGGGAAACAGTGAGGGAACAAATTTTGTCGGAACAAATGCAGCGAAAAATTACAGATGATATTAAAGTTACTCCATCGGAAGTAAGAGCATATTTCAAAAAAATTCCTGCCGATAGTTTGCCTCTTGTAAATTCGGAAGTTGAAATATTGCAAATTGTTAAAAATCCCGAGATAAACATCGAAGAAAAGAAAGAAGCACAGGAAAAAATCGAACAAATCAGAAAAAGAATTATCAATGGGGAGGACTTTGTTACTCTTGCTGCATTATACTCCGAAGATGTAGAATCGGCAAAAAAAGGTGGTGATATAGGATTTAAAGTCAGAAGCGACCTCCCTGCCGAAATATGTTCTGTTGCATTCAACCTTAAAGAAAAAGAAGTTTCAACCGTAATAGAAAGTCCAGCAGGTTATCATATTCTGCAGCTTTTGGAACGGCGCGGTGAAAGTATTGACCTTCGCCAGATACTTGTTGTCCCTAAAATTTCTGCCATAGATATTACAAAAGCTAATAATTTTCTTGACAGCATTTCCACGTTAATTAAAAATAAAAAATATATATTTAGCGATGCTGCTGCAAAGTTCTCTAATGATGACAGCAGGAACAACGGAGGATTAATTGTAAATCCGGCAACAAGCTCGTCGAGATTTCAGATGAATGAAATCGACCCTTCATTATTTTTTGTAGTTGATAAAATGACTGTAGGCGAAATTTCAAAACCTGTGATAATGAAAGATAAAAACGGTAAACAGGCATTAAGAGTTGTAATGTTGAAAAGTCGCACGGCACCCCATAAAGCCAACCTTACCGAAGATTATCAGCAAATACAAAATGCTGCATTAACCGAAAAACAAAATAGAGCTATTAAAGAATGGATAAATAAAGCAAAGCAACATTCCTACATTAAAATAAACAGTATATATAAAGGATGTAATTTTAAATATAACTGGTTATAG